CGGCTGGTTCTATAATGAAGTGGCCTATCTCGGAGATAAGTTTGTATCTTCTTTTGGTAAAGTAATCGAGGCACAATTGATGATTGCTGTGTTTAATACGGCTTTGACGATCCTAGGATTATGGATACTTGGCTTCCCGTACTTGTTCGCCTTGACCATTCTGGTGTTTATGCTGAGTCTGGTACCCGTTGCGGGGGTTATCATCTCACTAGTTCCGCTGTGTCTGATCGGTTATCAACTGGGAGGATTACAGCTCAGCGTGATCGTGATTATTATGATCATCATCATTCATGCGCTGGAAACGTATTTCCTGAATCCGAAGCTGATGGCTCACAAAACCAAATTGCCGATGTTTTACACGTTTATCGTACTGATTCTGTCTCAACATTTCCTGGGGATCTGGGGGCTTATCATCGGTATACCGATCTTTGTCTTCCTGCTCGATATTCTGGACGTCAACAAGATGGAAAAAACGGAAGAGCCCGTACGTGTGGAAACGAAGCTGTGACCAGTAGCTGAATAGCTGCTGAAGGTATAGGTTTAGGTAATGTTCATAAAAGTAGAGAAACGCCTCCTGTTATGGGAAGGCGTTTTTCTCTGTCCATATTCACTGGAGGAGGTATGGTTGGTATGTAATTAGTCCAATTGTTGGTGCTTATGAACCGAGCGCACTAGTCTCTACAACCATCCTTTCTGCTCTGCAATACTGACGGCTTCCATGCGGTTTTTGGCATCAAGCTTGTTAAAAGCTTCAGACAGGTAGTTGCGC
This window of the Paenibacillus marchantiae genome carries:
- a CDS encoding AI-2E family transporter, producing the protein MILLLFLVTYVMNRLQHFITEKLNRLFPVNYKVVVILLYLIVIAAIVLGISKYSPRIVDQVVQLTNEIMKFLDTADGDNFASKIAGYLQSFDIKNYTNDALKYIFALSKWLEFILLVIILSLFFLLQKREISKFTSKFKTSKIGWFYNEVAYLGDKFVSSFGKVIEAQLMIAVFNTALTILGLWILGFPYLFALTILVFMLSLVPVAGVIISLVPLCLIGYQLGGLQLSVIVIIMIIIIHALETYFLNPKLMAHKTKLPMFYTFIVLILSQHFLGIWGLIIGIPIFVFLLDILDVNKMEKTEEPVRVETKL